In Zingiber officinale cultivar Zhangliang chromosome 1A, Zo_v1.1, whole genome shotgun sequence, a genomic segment contains:
- the LOC121996203 gene encoding protein TRACHEARY ELEMENT DIFFERENTIATION-RELATED 7A-like, protein MELPEIPTRVEPVSQGPTQDTAGASGSQTPMASLEVPTHTLYTVPPVANPIPPLAEAAEYPAPPPLGPTVYPEPAAPAPPVPIVYPAPAPAVSVAQFLVPPPTVPPAATTHIDPAVPLVVHTPAYGATPGVPPPVYLVVLPVPPALGISPVPVTIPTHLTDIVATQARISALAELIHNILRGD, encoded by the coding sequence aTGGAGTTGCCAGAGATCCCTactagggttgagcctgtcagtcaaGGACCGACTCAAGATACTgcgggtgcgtcgggctctcagactccTATGGCTTCGTTAGAAGTACCCACCCATACATTATACACTGTACCACCCGTGGCAAACCCAATACCTCCACTAGCAGAGGCTGCGGagtacccggcaccaccgccacttggacctaccgtgtacccgGAACCAGCAGCACCTGCGCCCCCAGTGCCTATAGTGTACCCAGCACCCGCACCAGCGGTATCGGTTGCTCAATTTctggtaccaccacctaccgtacctccagccgcgACCACTCATATCGACCCTGcagtaccactagtggtacataCTCCAGCTTATGGAGcaacaccgggagtacctcccccggtctatcTAGTGGTACTACCTGTACCACCAGCTCTAGGGATTTCGCCAGTTCCCGTGACGATCCCTACccacctcactgatattgtcgcgacACAAGCCCGGATTTCAGCATTGGCAGAGTTGATTCACAATATTCTACGGGGAGACTGA